A region of the Methylobacterium nodulans ORS 2060 genome:
TCAGCGTCTGCATCACCGCCATCGCCTCGACGCGGCTCAGATAGGTGTCGGGCCAGGCGGGGCGGGTCTCGGCGCGCGCCGGCAGCGCGGCGATCGCGAGGAGGCTGGCGAGCAGGGCAGGCGTGCGGAGCATGGGGAGGGTCCTGAGAAGACTCGGCCGTCTCATCCCGCGACTCGCTGCGGAAGGAAAGGGGGGGCCGGCGAGGGCGAGAAGTCACTGGCGGTTCGCAGATCGATGGGTATGACAGGGCCCGCTGACGCGAGGGAGATGGCGATGTCGGGCGGTCACGGAGCGGTCGAAGGGTCGAACAAGAAGGTGGCGCTGCTGATCTCGGTTCTGGCGCTGTTCCTGGCGCTGGGCGAGACGCTGGCCAAGAGCGCGCAGACGGATGCGATCAGCGCGAATGTCGAGGCGAGCAACCTGTGGGCGTTCTTCCAGGCCCGCACGATCCGCAGCACGGTCCTCAAGACCGCGGTCGAGCAGGCGGCGCTGGAGGCCCCGGGTGCCGCGCCGGAGGCGGTGAAGAAGCAGGTCGAGGACTGGCAGAAGACCATTGCCCGCTACGATTCCGAGCCCGCCACGGGCGAGGGCCGCAAGGAACTCGCCGCCAGGGCCAAGACGGCGGAGGAGAAGCGCGAGCTCGCGCTGGCGCGCTACCACCATTTCGAGGTCGGGTCGGCCGCGTTCCAGATCGGCATCGTGCTCGCCTCCGCGCAGGTGATCACCGGAATCACGGCGCTCGCCGTCACTGGCGGCCTGCTCGGCGTGGCGGGAATCGGCATGCTGGCCGTCGGCCTGTTCGCCCCGCACGCCTTGCATCTCATCTAAATAGAAACCGACCGGCGTGGAATCCGCCCCGCTCCTCATGCTGAGGTGGCGGCGATCGAAGATCGCACCGGCAGCCGGCCCTCTGGCCGGCATCAGCCGGCACGCACGCCTGACTGCTCATCCCATCCACCGGAGGCTCGGACCACCGTCCAGGTGTGCTTCGAGGCTCCTTCGGAGCACCTCAGCATGAGGGCCGGGGTTGGCTGCCACGGGAGGGAGCGCTCGGTCAGCCGGTTTCATCCCCCTAGGGCCGGCTTGGCCGGTGGTGAACTGATCCCAAGGGCCCAAGATGCTGACGCGCATGCTCACGCATCGGGCCGTTGACCCATCTCGAAGTGTCGACACCAAGCCTTTGGCTTGGCGAAAATTCCGAGACCGGAACCAACGGTCCTGTTCAAGGCCCGTTGGTATCACGCGGGCGCTCAGCCAAAGACGTCGCCCGTGATGGTCCGATACCAGGCGGCTGCGTGGGCGGCCTCCTCGGTGCGCAGCTCGGCCGGGGCGTCGAGCGGGCTCGTCCCGCCGGCACCCTCGACATCGGCGAGCACCCCGTTCACCGGGTGATAGACGCCCGCGACGGAGATGCCGTAGCCGGGCGCGACGAGGCTGTAGCAGGTGTTGATCAGCTTCGGCGTGACCGGCGGGCGCCCCGCCAGCAGGTCGGCGACGGCCTCGGCGCAGACCTTCGCCTGAGCATTGGCCGAAAAGGCGGATTTCGGCATCGCCCCCGCGATGGCGGCGTCGCCGATCACGTGGATGGAGGGGACGAGGCGGGACTCGAAGGTCACCGGGTCGATCGGGCACCAGCCCGACCGGTCTGCGACCCCCGCCGCGGCCGCGATCGGAGCGGCGCGCTGGGGCGGGATGATGCAGGCGACGGCGGCCCGGTAATCCGAGAAGTCCGTCCGGACCGTCATCGTGCCGGGATCCACCGCCGTGACCTGCCCGCCCGCCGCCAGGGGAACGTATTCCAGGTGATCGGGATAGAGGGCCTTCCAGGCCGCCTCGAACAGCTTCTGCTTGGAGAACGTGTCCTTCGCGTCGAGGACGATCAGCTTCGAGCGCGGTTTCTGCGTCTTGAGCAGGTGGGCGATGAGGCTCGCGCGTTCGTAGGGACCCGGCGGGCAGCGATAGGGATTGCCGGGCACCGACAGCACCACCGTGCCGCCATCCGGCATCGCCGCGAGCTGGCGGGCGAGGAGCTCGGTCTGGGCACCGGCCTTCCAGGCATGCGGCATCACCTCGGCCGCGGCCTCGTCGTAGCCCGGGAGCGCGTCGAAACGCAGGGCGATGCCGGGCGAGAGGATCAGGCGGTCGTAGGGCAGGGCGGTGCCGTCCGCGAGCGCCACCCGCCTGGCGCGTCCGTCGATCCCGCTTGCGCGGGCCTGCACCACCGTGACGCCGCTCGCCTTCAGGCCCTCGTAGCCGAAGCGCTGCGCCGTCATGGGCCTCAGGCCAACCATGACCTCGTTGCTGAAGGGGCAGGCCGTGTAGGTCGTCTCGGCCTCGACCAGCGTGACGGACAGCCCCGCCTGATGCAGCGCCCGCGCCGCCGAGGCGCCGCCGAAGCCGCCGCCGAGGACGACGACACGGCCGGAAGCGCCCTGCTGCGCCCGCACAGGACGGGCGTGCGCCCGCACAGGGCGGGCGAGGGCGAGCCCCGCAAGGCCGCCGAGGAGGCTTCTCCGCGTCGCGTCGGTCACGGCGCCTCCTGCGGCTGCTGCGCCAGATAGTCGGCGATCGCGCGGCTCTCCTCCTCGGAGAATCCCTTGGCGATCCGGGTCATCACGGTGGCCGGGCGCGTGCCCGCCCGGTAGTCCTTGAGCGCCGCCGCAATCTCCTCGGCCGGGCGGCCCGCCAGCGGCGCGAAGGCGCCCTCCCCGTGCGGGCCGTGGCAGCCCGAGCAGGAGGAGGCGCCGGGCGGGGCCTGGAGCGGCGCCCCACGGGCGCCGCCGAGGCTCGCGGCGAGGAGCGCCAGGGCGAGACGGGCTCTCACGCGCGCCGCAGGTCGGTGTGCTTGAGCGGGATCTGGCGCACCCGCTTGCCGGTCGCCGCGAAGACGGCATTGAGCACGGCCGGCGCCGCGACCGCGATGGTCGGCTCGCCGACGCCGCCGATGAAGCCGCCCGACGGCATCAGGATCGTCTCCACCGCCGGCATCTCGTCCATCCGCAGCACCGGGTAGGTGTCGAAATTCGTCTGCTCGATCCGTCCGTCCTTGACGGTGCATTCCCCGTACAGGGCCGCCGAGAGCCCGTACACGAAGGATCCCTCCACCTGCGCGGCGATCTGCTGCGGGTTCACGGCGACGCCCGGATCCGTCGCCGCGACGATGCGGTGGATCTTCAGCGTGCCGTCATCGCGCACCGAGACCTCGGCGGCGGCCGCCACGTAGCTGCCGAATCCCATGATCTGGGCGAGCCCGCGATGGACGCCGTCCGGCGGCGTGCGGTCCCAGCCGATGCGCTCGGCAACCGCGTTCAGCACCGCGAGGTGCTTGGGGTGGTTGGCCATCAGCTTGCGGCGGAAGGCGAGGGGGTCCTGGCCCGCCGCATGCGCCACCTCGTCCATGAAGCATTCGAGGTAGATGGCGTTGGGATTGGTGTTCACGCCGCGCCAGAAGCCCGGGATGATGTGCGGGTTGCGCATGGCGTGGTCGATGAGGAGGTTCGGGATCGTGTAGCCGATCGCCGCCTCCGCCCCGCCCGGATTGAGGCCCTGGAAGGTCACCGGGTCCTTGCCGTCCGGCCCGAGCCGGCCCGGCACGATCGCCGCGAGGATCGACTGGCCGGAGATGCGCATGTGGAGGCCGGTGAGGTTGCCCTCGGCGTCGAGGGCGGCGCGCATCCGGCACTGCGTGACCGGATGGTACCGGCCATGCGTCATGTCCTCCTCGCGGCTCCAGATCAGCTTGATCGGCGTGCCGGGCATCTCCCTGGCGATCAGCACCGCCTGGCGCACCCAGTCATGCGTGGCGCCGCGCCGCCCGAAGCCGCCGCCGAGATGGATCTTGTAGACCTCGCATTGCCGGGGCGAGAGGCCGGCCGCTTCGGCCGTCGCGGCGAGGGCCGCCTCGCCGTTCTGCGTCGGCGTCCAGACCTCGCAGCGCTCCGGCGTCCACCGGGCGGTGGCGTTCATCGGCTCCATGGTGGCGTGATTCTGGAACGGGTAGGCGTAGGTCGCCTCGACCAGCTTGGCGGCGCTGTGCAGGGCGGACCTCACGTCGCCGGCCTTGTTGCCGACGAAGGCCTCCTCGGCGTCGAGGCCCGCCTTGAGCGTCGCGGCGATCGTCTCGCTCGACACGGAGGCGTTCGGGCCCCCGTCCCAGACGACCGGCAGCGCCTCGACGGCAGTCTTCGCCCGCCAGAAGGTGTCGGCGATCACCGCGACGCCGCTCTCGCCGACCTGCACCACCTTCCGCACGCCCGGCATCCCGGATACCGCCCGGGCGTCGAAGCTCTTCACCTGGCCGCCCGGCACCGGGCAGTCGCGGATCGCGGCGTTCAGCATGCCGTCGAGCCGGAGATCCTGGCCGTAGACCTGGCTGCCGTCGAGCTTCGCGGCGGTGTCGAGGCGCTTGAGCGACTGGCCCGCGATGGTCCAGTCCTTCGGATCCTTGAGGGGGATTTCCTTCGGCGGCTCGAGGGTGGCGGCCCGCGCCGCGACCTTGCCGAAGGTGGTGCTGCGGCCCGAGGCCGGATGGGTAATCACGCCCTTCTGCACCTGGCACTCGCCCGGGGCCACGCCCCAATCCTGCGCCGCCGCCGCGACGAGCATCAGGCGGGCGGCCGCGCCGCCCCGGCGCACGGCGACGAAGGATTCGCGGATGCCGCGGCTGCCGCCGGTGGAGAAATCGCCCCAGACCCGCTGGCGGGCAAGGTTCTGCCCCGGGGTGGGATATTCGGTCGTCACCTGCGCCCAGTCGCAGCCGAGTTCCTCGGCGACGAGCTGGGCGAGGCCGGTGAGGGTGCCCTGGCCCATCTCGGACCGGGCGATCCGAATCACCACGGTCTCGTCCGGCCGCACCACCACCCAGGCATTCACCTCGGGTGTCGGCGCAGGTGCCGCCTGCGCGCCGAAGGGCACGTGGAAGCCGAAGCTGAAGGCGCCGGCCGTCGCGGCAGCCCCTGCCAGGAAGCGGCGGCGGGTGGGGGTGGTGGGGGATCCCATCGTCATGCCTGCCTCCTCAGCCGCGCCCGGCCTCGCCGCCCTCGGCGGCGAGGCGGATGCCCGCGAGCACGCGGTTGTAGGTGCCGCAGCGGCAGATATTGGTGATCTCGCGGCGGATGTCGTCGTCGGAGGGCTTCGGATTCTGGGCGAGCAGCGCCGCCGAGGCCATGATCATCCCCGACTGGCAGAAGCCGCATTGCGGCACGTCGAGCGCCGCCCAGGCTTTCTGCACCGGATGCGACCGGTCCGGGCTCAGGCCCTCGATGGTGACGATTCTCTGCCCCTCGCCGATCGCCGAGACCGGAACGGAGCAGGAGCGCACCGCCTGGCCGTCGACATGGACCGTGCAGGCACCGCACTGGGCGATGCCGCAGCCGTACTTGGTGCCGGTGAGGCCGATCTGCTCGCGGATCACCCAGAGCAGGGGAGTGTCCGGCTCCGCATCCACCTCGCGCACGGATCCGTTCACGTTGAGACGCATCATGGCCAGTCCCATTCCGGATGGCGCGGGACCCGGGGCACGCCGCGGGTTCGTCCGCTGGAGACCGGCAGAGAACTAATCCGGATGGCTGGGACGTCAATTGACGGATGCGCGAGCCGAAACCGGCATCTTCCGGTTGAACGGACCGGTGGGATGGACCGTGCTATCCTGTCCGCAGAGGGATCGATGCAGGGTCGCCATGACCATCCATGTACCGCCCGGACCCGAGAACCCGCTCCTGCGCCGCTTCAGCGCCGAGGATCTGCGCCGGATGATCGAAGCCGGCGTCATCGCGGAGGGCGAGCGGATCGAGCTTCTGGACGGGGAACTGGTCGAGATGGCGTCGAAGAGCTATGCGCACGATCTCGTCAAGAACCGTCTGAACCGGCGCCTGACCGCGGTGCTGCCTTCCTCCATCTACCTGGCGACCGAGAGCACCGTGCAACTGGATGCTCGCACTCTGCTCGAACCCGACTTCCTTCTGGCCTTCGAGACGGCGCATCGTCCCTCTCCGGAGGGCTTCTGCGTGATTCCCGGCCCGGAGATCCTGCTGGTGATCGAGGTCGCCGCATCGAGTCTCGCCTACGACCTCGGCCGCAAGGCGCACCTCTATGCCCGCTACGGGGTCCCGGAATACTGGGTGATCGACGCGCAGGAGCGGGTTGCCCGCGTTCATCGGCGACCGTCGGGCGATGCCGGTTATGGCGCGGTCACCGACCACCCGCACAGCGCCGTCCTGACTCCGCAGGCGGCAGCACTCGCCGCGGTCGCGATTCCGCTCGCAGACCTCGCGTGAGTGTCGGGACGGGCGTCAGCGGATCGTCGTCGTGGCGGCGGAGGCGGTCAGTCGCGGCGTTCCCTGACCGAATGGCTCGCCGGCCACGTAGACCCGGCCGGCGACCAGCAGCAGGGCGAGGCTCCAGAACAACACGATCGCGGCCCGGCGCGCGCGGCTTTCGCCCGCCTCCAAGGGGCAGGCCGAGCCGCAGGCCAGCGTCTCACCGTAAGGATCGAAGACCGTCGGGGTGGTCTCGGGGCGCTCGTTCATGCGCCGGAATGTTGCCTCGGCATCCCGCGCGATCAATGGACACGTTTTTCGAAGTTCGTCCCGAACAGAGCAGACCGTTCTCCCGGCGAGAAGCCGCAGAGAAGATTCTTCCTGGGGCGAGCAGGGCCGGTTGTCCCGCTCAGCTTCGCGCCGCCGTGGCCGTGCCGCCGCGGTGCTGGCGGAGCGCGTCGATCTGCTCCTCGACCGCCCGGAAGGCGGCGAGCGCCGGTCCGGTGAGTTCGCGGGCGCTCGGCAGGCGGATCTTCATCGGGTCGACGAAGCGCCCGTTGATGGCGACCTCGTAATGGACGTGCGGCCCGGTGGAGAGGCCGGTGGTGCCCACCGCGCCGATCACCTGCCCCAGCCGCACCCGCGCGCCCGGCACGATGCCGCGGGCGATCCGCGCCATGTGGTTGTAGGCGGTGACGTAGTTGTTGGCGTGCTGGATCTCGACGCGGTTGCCGTAGCCGGAGCGGGCGCCGGCCGAGATCACCACCCCGTCGCCCGTCGCCATGATCGGGGTGCCCCGAGTCGCCGCCCAGTCGACCCCGTTGTGAGGCCGGTAATAGCCGAGGATCGGGTGCAGCCGCGCGCCGAAGGGCGAGCTGATCCGCCCCTCCGCCACCGGCCGCCGGATCAGGAATTTTCGCGTGGAGCGGCCCTCCGCGCCGAGGTACTCGACCTCGCCGCTGCCCGGCATGCGGAAGCGGTAGAGGGTCTGCGTCTCGCCATGGCTGCGCAGGGCCGCGTAGAGGAGTTCGGGCCTGGCATCCTCGTCGGTCGTGAAGACGATCTCGATGTGGTCGCCCGGCTCCGTGCGGCTCTGGAGATCGCTGCCGGCGGCGAGCGCCATCACCAGATCCTCGATCACCGTGCGCGGCACCCCGTTCTTGAGGCCGGCGCCGTAGAGGCTCTCGTAGAGGCTGACGCCTCCCTCCGCGTCCTCGGCGGCGGCAGCCCCGGACCGCGGCGGCGCCACCGACACGAAGGCTCCGCGGTCGTTCGCCGCTGCGATCTCCTCGATGCCGCTTTCTCCGTAGAGCGTCACCCGGGCGATGCCCGCTTCGGCTCCTTCGCGGGCGATGAGGAGGCGCAGGTGCTGGCCCTCCGGCAGGTCGGTGCGGGCATGCGGGCTCAAGGCCGCCAGGATCGCGGCCACGCGCTGTGGCGGCGCGCCGTTCTCGCGCAGGAGCGCGTCGAGGGTCTGATCCTTGCCGAGCACGGCCTCACGCGTCTCGAACAGGGGCGCGGCGGGCGCCGCGAGGATCTCCGGGATCTCCGTCAGGTTCTCCGGCAGGATCTTGACCTCGATGGCGCCGGAGGGCGCTTCGACCTCCTCCGACCCCGCGCCGAGCCGCAGCGCCCGCGACAGCATCCGCTCCGGCGGGAAGGCCGGCGGGAGCGGCCCCGAACCGCCGGCGATGCGCTGCGTCTCGGCGACGAGGGCGTCGACCTCCTCGTCCGTGAGGGCGGGGCCTTGCTCGTCCGATGATTCCGCGAGGCGGCTGCGCACCAGGGTGACGGCGGTCTCGGCCGGATCGGTCCCCGCCTCCTCCACGGCGGCCGCCTCGATCCGCGCGCTGCGCATCGGATCGAAGGGCGGGATCGGGGTACCCGGCGCCCGCAGCGGCAGGTCGGTGGCGATCTGCACGACGGAATGGACGCGGATGAGCTCGCGCTCGCCGGCGCTCTCGGTGATCGGGGCGCGGAACTCGCGCTTGGCCGCGACCACCACCTCGTCGCGCACGAGGCGGTCCCCCTTGCGCGCGACATCGCTCGTCGGGCCGTCCGGATGCGGCCGCACCGCGAGTTCCGGCGGAACGGCGACGATGCCGTTGGAGGCCGCGAGATCGAGCGCGACGCCGAGGAGCCCGGCCCCGGCGAAGCCCGTGAGCAGGCAGGCGGCAAGCCAGCGCAGATTGACCCTCTGGCCTCCCGGCCGCGAGAAGGCGGTATCGTCGAGGGAATCGGAAGCGCCGGCCTGCACGCGCGAACCTGAAGGTGAGTCGGGGAAATTCCCCGCCTCAGGCCGGACAACCGTGACCGTTTTGAGACCGGCCTGCCTTTTGAGGCCGGCCTACTCGGCGGCCTGTCGGGGGGCGTAGCCGAGGCGCTGGTTGAGCTCGGCGATCAGGGTCGCGGCGGCCTCCGCGATCACGGTCCCGGGCGGGAAGATCGCCGAGGCGCCGGCCTGACGCAGGGCCTCGAAGTCGCCCGGCGGGATCACCCCGCCCACTACGATCATCACGTCGGGCCGGCCGGCGGCGACGAGCGCCGCCTTGAGTTCGGGCACCAGCGTCAGGTGGCCGGCCGCCAGCGAGGAGACGCCGACGATGTGCACGTCGTTCTCCACCGCCTGCCGCGCCGCTTCCTCGGGGGTCGCGAAGAGCGGCCCGATATCGACATCGAAGCCGAGATCCGCGAAGGCCGAGGCGATCACCTTCTGGCCGCGGTCGTGTCCGTCCTGGCCCATCTTGGCGACGAGGATGCGGGGACGCCTTCCGTCCGCCTCCTCGAAGGCCTCGACGAGCTTGCGCACCCGCTCGACCGCCCCCGACATGCCGCCCATCTCCCGCTTGTAGACGCCCGAGATCGAGCGGATCTCCGCCTGGTGCCGGCCCCAGGCCCGCTCCAGCGCCGCCGAGATCTCGCCGACCGTGGCCTTGGCCCGCGCCGCCGCGACCGCCAGCGCGAGCAGGTTGCCGTCCCCGTTCGCCGCCTTGGTCAGGGCGTCGAGCGCCGTCGCGACCGCGGCCTCGTCGCGCTCGGCGCGCAGGCGCTTGAGCTTGTCGATCTGCATCGCGCGCACGTTGCCGTTGTCGACGCGCAAGAGCTCGATCGGGCGGTCGCCGTCCGGCTTGAACTTGTTGACGCCCACGATGGTCTGCTGGCCGGAATCGATCCGCGCCTGGGTGCGGGCCGCCGCCTCCTCGATGCGCAGCTTCGGGATGCCGGCCTCGATCGCCTTGGCCATGCCCCCGAGGCCCTCGACCTCCTGGATATGCCCCCAGGCGCGGGCGGCGAGGTCCCGCGTCAGGCGCTCCACGTAGTAGGAGCCGCCCCAGGGATCGATGATCCGCGTCGTGCCGCTCTCCTGCTGCAGGAACAGCTGGGTGTTGCGGGCGATGCGGGCCGAGAAGTCGGTGGGCAGGGCCAGCGCCTCGTCCAGCGCGTTGGTGTGGAGCGACTGGGTACCCCCTTGCGTCGCCGCCATCGCCTCGACGCAGGTGCGCGTGACGTTGTTGAACACGTCCTGGGCGGTGAGCGACCAGCCGCTCGTCTGCGAATGGGTGCGCAAAGCCAGCGACTTGTCGGATTGGGGCGAGAACTCCTTCACGAGCTTGGCCCAGAGCAGGCGCGCGGCCCGCATCTTCGCCACCTCCATGAAGAAGTTCATGCCGATCGCCCAGAAGAAGGACAGGCGCGGCGCGAACTGGTCGATGCTGAGCCCGGCCCCGAGCCCGGCCCGGATGTACTCGACGCCGTCGGCCAGCGTGTAGCCGAGTTCGAGATCCTGCGTCGCCCCGGCCTCCTGCATGTGATAGCCGGAGATCGAGATCGAGTTGAACTTCGGCATATGGGCCGAGGTATAGGCGAAGATGTCCGAGATGATCCGCATCGACCCGGCCGGCGGGTAGATGTAGGTGTTGCGGACCATGAACTCCTTGAGGATGTCGTTCTGGATCGTGCCGGCGAGCTTCTGGGGCGACACGCCCTGCTCTTCGGCGGCGACGATGTAGAGCGCCATGACCGGCAGGACGGCGCCGTTCATGGTCATCGACACGGTCATCTGGTCGAGGGGAATCCCCGCGAACAGGGTGCGCATGTCGTAGATCGAGTCGATGGCGACGCCCGCCATGCCGACATCGCCCGAGACGCGCGGATGGTCGGAATCGTAGCCGCGGTGGGTGGCGAGGTCGAAGGCGACCGAGAGCCCCTTCTGGCCGGCCGCGAGGTTGCGCCGGTAGAAGGCGTTCGAATCCTCCGCCGTGGAGAAGCCGGCATATTGCCGGATGGTCCAGGGCTGGGTGACGTACATGGTCGGGTAGGGGCCGCGCAGGAAGGGCGCGATGCCCGGATAGGTCTCGAGGAAGTCGATGCCCTCGCGGTCCTGTGGGCCGTAGGCTCCCTTCACGGGAATGCCCTCGGGCGTCATCCAGGGCTCGGCCGGGCCGGCGGCGGCCGTGCCGAGGCTCGGCGCCGAGAAGGCGATGTCCGAGAAATCCGGGATGCGGGTCATCGGCCTGCGGCCCTCGTTCACGCTGCTATCCGCCCCTTATAGGCGCCGCCGGAAAGGGGGCCAATGGGATGAAGGTGGGAGGCGCCGTGCGCTCCGTCGCCGGCTCTCGCACGGCTCCGTCCCGCAACCCGGCGCGGGGATCCGGCCGATCTCCTACCCCCTCGTCGCCGCCCTCAGCCGGCCGCGGGGCGCATAGCCCGCTCCGCACCAGCGGGCGACGGCCGCAAAGAGATCCTCGCGCTTGAACGGCTTGCCGATGTGATCGTCCATGCCGGCCGCGCGGAACTCCGCGACCTGCGACGGGAGCACGTTCGCGGTCAGCGCGATGATCGGGACCCGCGCGGGCGCGCCCGGCAGCATCCGGATCCTGCGGGTGGCCGTCAGCCCGTCCGTGCCCGGCATCTGAACATCCATCAGCACGAGATCGTAGGCCGCGTTGCGCACCGCCTGGATCGCCGCCGCGCCGTCCTCGACCACCTCGACGGCATGCCCGACGGATTCCAAAAGCCGCCGGACGATCTCCCGGTTGATGGCATTGTCGTCGGCCAGGAGGATGCGGGCCAGCATCCCGGGCCAGGCGGGGGAGGCGGTCTCCTCCGCCTCCTTGGAGGGCTCAAGCGGAACCTTGGCCAGCTTCAGCGCGAACCAGAAGGTCGAGCCTTCGCCCGCCCGGCTGTCGACGTCGATGCGCCCGTTCATCGCCTCGATCAGCCGGCGGCTGATCGCGAGCCCGAGGCCGGTGCCTTCGTAATGCCGCTGGATCGAGCCATCCACCTGGCTGAAGCGCTGGAAGAGCCGCCCGCGCTTCTCCTCCGGGATGCCGATCCCGGTATCGGTGACGCAGATCCGGATCGGGCAGTCCTGCGCATCCGGCCCGGCCGGCTCGCAGGCCACCGTCACCGTCACGCTGCCGGCCCGCGTGAACTTCACCGCGTTGTTGAGGAGGTTGAGGAGCACCTGCCGCAGGCGGCCGACATCGCCGACGAGCCGCTCAGGGATAGCGGGATCGATCCGGGCCGAGAGCGCGAGCTGCTTGCGGTCGGCCGCCGCCCGAACCAGGGCGAGCGCCTCGTCGACCAGCTGGGCGGGACTGAACGGCTTGGGATCGAGCGTGATCTCGCCCGCCTCGATCTTCGAGAAGTCGAGGACGTCGTCCACGATCGTCAGCAGCGCCTCGCCGGCGCTCCGGATCCGGCCGACGAGCCGGCGGTGCTCGGGCGCGAGGTCGCTCTGCGCCGTGAGCAGGTCGGCGTAGCCGAGCACCCCGGTGAGCGGCGTGCGGATCTCGTGGCTCATCGTCGCCAGGAATTCCGACTTGGCGGCGCTGCCGGCCTCCGCCTCGCGGCGCGCCACCTGCGCGATCCGGTGCGCTTCCGCGAGGGCCGCCTCGGCCTTCCTGCGCGCCGTGACGTCGGTATAGATCCGCAGGATGCCGCCATCGGCCGTGGCGGTGCTGGTCACCTCCAGCACCTGGCCGTTCGGCCGCACGCGCTCGCAGCGGGCGTCCGGCGGGGCGAGGTCGTCCGCCTGCAATCCGGCCCTGACCGCCGGGCCGGCCGAGGCGAAGGCTCCCGCCTCATCCAGCGCGCGGCTCATCGCCTCGTCGGTCGGGCGGGAGGCGAGGAAAGCCGGATCGAGGTCGAGGATCTCGGCGAAGCGCCGGTTGGTGACCGCCACGACGCCGCGCGCATCCACCATGACGAGACCCTGGTCCA
Encoded here:
- a CDS encoding DUF4337 domain-containing protein; translated protein: MSGGHGAVEGSNKKVALLISVLALFLALGETLAKSAQTDAISANVEASNLWAFFQARTIRSTVLKTAVEQAALEAPGAAPEAVKKQVEDWQKTIARYDSEPATGEGRKELAARAKTAEEKRELALARYHHFEVGSAAFQIGIVLASAQVITGITALAVTGGLLGVAGIGMLAVGLFAPHALHLI
- a CDS encoding NAD(P)/FAD-dependent oxidoreductase, with product MTDATRRSLLGGLAGLALARPVRAHARPVRAQQGASGRVVVLGGGFGGASAARALHQAGLSVTLVEAETTYTACPFSNEVMVGLRPMTAQRFGYEGLKASGVTVVQARASGIDGRARRVALADGTALPYDRLILSPGIALRFDALPGYDEAAAEVMPHAWKAGAQTELLARQLAAMPDGGTVVLSVPGNPYRCPPGPYERASLIAHLLKTQKPRSKLIVLDAKDTFSKQKLFEAAWKALYPDHLEYVPLAAGGQVTAVDPGTMTVRTDFSDYRAAVACIIPPQRAAPIAAAAGVADRSGWCPIDPVTFESRLVPSIHVIGDAAIAGAMPKSAFSANAQAKVCAEAVADLLAGRPPVTPKLINTCYSLVAPGYGISVAGVYHPVNGVLADVEGAGGTSPLDAPAELRTEEAAHAAAWYRTITGDVFG
- a CDS encoding c-type cytochrome, which gives rise to MRARLALALLAASLGGARGAPLQAPPGASSCSGCHGPHGEGAFAPLAGRPAEEIAAALKDYRAGTRPATVMTRIAKGFSEEESRAIADYLAQQPQEAP
- a CDS encoding molybdopterin cofactor-binding domain-containing protein, translated to MGSPTTPTRRRFLAGAAATAGAFSFGFHVPFGAQAAPAPTPEVNAWVVVRPDETVVIRIARSEMGQGTLTGLAQLVAEELGCDWAQVTTEYPTPGQNLARQRVWGDFSTGGSRGIRESFVAVRRGGAAARLMLVAAAAQDWGVAPGECQVQKGVITHPASGRSTTFGKVAARAATLEPPKEIPLKDPKDWTIAGQSLKRLDTAAKLDGSQVYGQDLRLDGMLNAAIRDCPVPGGQVKSFDARAVSGMPGVRKVVQVGESGVAVIADTFWRAKTAVEALPVVWDGGPNASVSSETIAATLKAGLDAEEAFVGNKAGDVRSALHSAAKLVEATYAYPFQNHATMEPMNATARWTPERCEVWTPTQNGEAALAATAEAAGLSPRQCEVYKIHLGGGFGRRGATHDWVRQAVLIAREMPGTPIKLIWSREEDMTHGRYHPVTQCRMRAALDAEGNLTGLHMRISGQSILAAIVPGRLGPDGKDPVTFQGLNPGGAEAAIGYTIPNLLIDHAMRNPHIIPGFWRGVNTNPNAIYLECFMDEVAHAAGQDPLAFRRKLMANHPKHLAVLNAVAERIGWDRTPPDGVHRGLAQIMGFGSYVAAAAEVSVRDDGTLKIHRIVAATDPGVAVNPQQIAAQVEGSFVYGLSAALYGECTVKDGRIEQTNFDTYPVLRMDEMPAVETILMPSGGFIGGVGEPTIAVAAPAVLNAVFAATGKRVRQIPLKHTDLRRA
- a CDS encoding (2Fe-2S)-binding protein; this encodes MMRLNVNGSVREVDAEPDTPLLWVIREQIGLTGTKYGCGIAQCGACTVHVDGQAVRSCSVPVSAIGEGQRIVTIEGLSPDRSHPVQKAWAALDVPQCGFCQSGMIMASAALLAQNPKPSDDDIRREITNICRCGTYNRVLAGIRLAAEGGEAGRG
- a CDS encoding Uma2 family endonuclease; the protein is MIEAGVIAEGERIELLDGELVEMASKSYAHDLVKNRLNRRLTAVLPSSIYLATESTVQLDARTLLEPDFLLAFETAHRPSPEGFCVIPGPEILLVIEVAASSLAYDLGRKAHLYARYGVPEYWVIDAQERVARVHRRPSGDAGYGAVTDHPHSAVLTPQAAALAAVAIPLADLA
- a CDS encoding M23 family metallopeptidase, coding for MQAGASDSLDDTAFSRPGGQRVNLRWLAACLLTGFAGAGLLGVALDLAASNGIVAVPPELAVRPHPDGPTSDVARKGDRLVRDEVVVAAKREFRAPITESAGERELIRVHSVVQIATDLPLRAPGTPIPPFDPMRSARIEAAAVEEAGTDPAETAVTLVRSRLAESSDEQGPALTDEEVDALVAETQRIAGGSGPLPPAFPPERMLSRALRLGAGSEEVEAPSGAIEVKILPENLTEIPEILAAPAAPLFETREAVLGKDQTLDALLRENGAPPQRVAAILAALSPHARTDLPEGQHLRLLIAREGAEAGIARVTLYGESGIEEIAAANDRGAFVSVAPPRSGAAAAEDAEGGVSLYESLYGAGLKNGVPRTVIEDLVMALAAGSDLQSRTEPGDHIEIVFTTDEDARPELLYAALRSHGETQTLYRFRMPGSGEVEYLGAEGRSTRKFLIRRPVAEGRISSPFGARLHPILGYYRPHNGVDWAATRGTPIMATGDGVVISAGARSGYGNRVEIQHANNYVTAYNHMARIARGIVPGARVRLGQVIGAVGTTGLSTGPHVHYEVAINGRFVDPMKIRLPSARELTGPALAAFRAVEEQIDALRQHRGGTATAARS
- the scpA gene encoding methylmalonyl-CoA mutase, with the protein product MTRIPDFSDIAFSAPSLGTAAAGPAEPWMTPEGIPVKGAYGPQDREGIDFLETYPGIAPFLRGPYPTMYVTQPWTIRQYAGFSTAEDSNAFYRRNLAAGQKGLSVAFDLATHRGYDSDHPRVSGDVGMAGVAIDSIYDMRTLFAGIPLDQMTVSMTMNGAVLPVMALYIVAAEEQGVSPQKLAGTIQNDILKEFMVRNTYIYPPAGSMRIISDIFAYTSAHMPKFNSISISGYHMQEAGATQDLELGYTLADGVEYIRAGLGAGLSIDQFAPRLSFFWAIGMNFFMEVAKMRAARLLWAKLVKEFSPQSDKSLALRTHSQTSGWSLTAQDVFNNVTRTCVEAMAATQGGTQSLHTNALDEALALPTDFSARIARNTQLFLQQESGTTRIIDPWGGSYYVERLTRDLAARAWGHIQEVEGLGGMAKAIEAGIPKLRIEEAAARTQARIDSGQQTIVGVNKFKPDGDRPIELLRVDNGNVRAMQIDKLKRLRAERDEAAVATALDALTKAANGDGNLLALAVAAARAKATVGEISAALERAWGRHQAEIRSISGVYKREMGGMSGAVERVRKLVEAFEEADGRRPRILVAKMGQDGHDRGQKVIASAFADLGFDVDIGPLFATPEEAARQAVENDVHIVGVSSLAAGHLTLVPELKAALVAAGRPDVMIVVGGVIPPGDFEALRQAGASAIFPPGTVIAEAAATLIAELNQRLGYAPRQAAE